One segment of Gaiella occulta DNA contains the following:
- the rpsG gene encoding 30S ribosomal protein S7: MPRRAEIQPRQVEPDPVYGSVLVTQVINRVMLDGKKSIAEKIVYDALALVSEKTGKPALEVLEGAVKTVTPVLEVRSRRVGGANYQVPVEVPQRRARTLAIRWIVQFARDRREKHMGDKLAGELMDALNQQGGAYKKKDDIYRMAQANKAFAHYRW; the protein is encoded by the coding sequence ATGCCCCGCCGCGCAGAGATCCAGCCGCGCCAGGTCGAGCCCGATCCGGTGTACGGGTCCGTGCTCGTGACGCAGGTGATCAACCGCGTCATGCTGGACGGCAAGAAGTCCATCGCCGAGAAGATCGTCTACGACGCCCTGGCGCTCGTCTCCGAGAAGACCGGCAAGCCGGCGCTCGAGGTGCTCGAGGGCGCCGTCAAGACCGTGACGCCCGTGCTCGAAGTGCGTTCGCGCCGTGTCGGCGGGGCGAACTACCAGGTGCCCGTCGAGGTGCCGCAGCGGCGCGCCCGCACGCTCGCGATCCGCTGGATCGTGCAGTTCGCGCGCGACCGCCGCGAGAAGCACATGGGCGACAAGCTCGCGGGCGAGCTGATGGACGCGCTGAACCAGCAGGGCGGGGCGTACAAGAAGAAGGACGACATCTACCGGATGGCGCAGGCCAACAAGGCCTTCGCCCACTACCGCTGGTAA